In Cololabis saira isolate AMF1-May2022 chromosome 10, fColSai1.1, whole genome shotgun sequence, a single window of DNA contains:
- the LOC133451929 gene encoding cyclic AMP-responsive element-binding protein 3-like protein 3-A, which yields MTTDKMQGGMDIFERILGDTEESISYHNNQSWTMTINDTTSPERSDADDFLDALLHDSAAAPASALWSPCTTDSGINEEPLTDSTERLYPATCTAFPAFDIQAYPQPPSLQSQSPASEKTDVSIDLGWDSGGLQDEFGIAYYLTTNQNAVLPSSHTLTVKDLLLSNLGQKARRIPQHSLQELNLNEDEKKLLAKEGINLPSKLPLSKFEERILKKIRRKIRNKRSAQESRKKKREYVDSLEERMSACNTQNLKLQRKIQQLEETNNTLLEQLNQLQALTPNSSCRTTNKRTYILVLLLSFSLLISSNIQPGPYSQHSRTDYAETRVSSRSLQSMDEEGGASPPHLQLSSISWGFEALRGLTGKVLAWGDLPVSLPQDDSQTDDYRSYLRRM from the exons ATGACAACAGACAAG ATGCAAGGAGGGATGGACATCTTTGAGCGGATCCTCGGAGACACAGAAGAATCAATCAGTTACCACAACAATCAGTCATGGACTATGACTATTAATGAC ACAACAAGCCCTGAAAGAAGTGATGCTGATGACTTCTTAGATGCTCTGCTGCACGACTCTGCCGCTGCGCCAGCATCTGCTTTGTGGTCCCCCTGCACCACAGACAGTGGCATTAATGAAGAACCCCTGACAGACTCCACAGAGAGACTCTATCCAGCCACTTGCACAGCTTTCCCAGCCTTTGACATTCAGGCATATCCTCAGCCTCCATCGCTGCAAAGCCAGTCCCCAGCAAGTGAAAAAACTGACGTTTCTATTGATTTAG GTTGGGATTCTGGTGGTCTCCAAGACGAGTTTGGAATTGCGTACTACCTCACCACAAACCAAAACGCTGTGCTCCcatccagccatacgctcacagtgAAGGACCTGCTGTTATCCAACCTGGGACAAAAG GCACGACGAATCCCCCAGCATTCCCTGCAGGAGCTTAATCTTAATGAAGATGAGAAAAAGCTTCTTGCTAAAGAAGGCATAAACTTACCCAGCAAACTGCCCCTTTCCAAG TTTGAAGAAAGGATTTTAAAGAAAATCCGGCGGAAAATTCGCAACAAACGCTCGGCTCAGGAAAGCCGAAAGAAAAAGAGGGAGTACGTTGATAGCCTGGAAGAAAG GATGTCTGCGTGTAACACGCAGAACCTGAAGCTACAAAGAAAGATCCAGCAGTTGGAGGAAACCAACAA TACTCTGCTGGAACAGCTTAACCAGCTTCAGGCTCTTACTCCAAACAGCTCCTGCAGAACTACAAACAAAAGAACCTACATCCTG GTTTTGCTCCTCTCCTTTTCGCTGCTCATTTCCTCAAATATTCAGCCGGGCCCTTACAGCCAGCACAGCCGGACAGATTACGCCGAGACCAGAG TGTCGTCTCGCTCCCTGCAGTCTATGGATGAAGAGGGAGGCGCCTCTCCTCCCCATCTTCAACTGTCCTCCATCTCCTGGGGCTTTGAAGCCCTGAGAGGCCTGACAGGGAAGG